GGGCGAAGAGGGTGACCACCGCGTACTCGCTCTGTTTGGCGCAGGCGGCATTCTTGGCATACAGCTCGGGCACGGGAGCAATGGCTGTGGGGGTGTACAAATGGATTAGGTCATGGACTACACGAAGCACCAACTTCCAACTCACTGGCATCTGGATGGAGCGTCAGTTTCAAGGAATTGGCAATGAGCAGTTTGGTGAGTGGCAGCGAAATGATGGCACCCAGGTTTTTTAAGCCGGCCACCACAGTGGGGGAAATCAGGGCAGTTTGCTCGTCGTCTGTGTTCAGGGCGGAGGAACTTCCTGGCGACGCGTCCATGTGTGATAGCTTAAATTCCTCGACTAtttattaaaacaaagcaatatttataaaatttaaccGGCTGTAAACAAGAAATGCGCCTAACAGCACAGCTAACGGTCTTAACAGCAGCTTTTAAGAGTGCACAACAGCGATGTTACTGTTAAGGCAGTGCGCCCTCGCTAAAGTTGAAAaagaattatttattattagtATGTCTATAAGAGGTAATTTATATACAGATACAGCAAATGATATCTAACGATTTAAATTAAGTTGAGCTGTTGATAGTAAATTAATGATTTGATTTTACAGGTATAAATAATTGTGCTGAATTATTTAGCTTGAATGTAAACCTTTCCCAATTGTTGTTGTCGTGGTACCAGCTAACAACTTAACAGAAGAGAACCGGAACTAGTTTCACGAGCCATGTTAACTCCAcctaataatttattgatCCAAATGCACTATTTACTATTTACAAATCCAGACCCTGCTGCTACACCCTGTAGAAGCACTCCCTGGCCTGTGGCTCGCAATTGTCGTAGGGTTTCAGCATGGCATCACCGCGAGCCACCTTGCCGCCGGCATCGATCTCGTCCAGCTCCGCATCGGGCACACAGGCGCACTGGAAACTCTTGTTGCCGCGACTGTACAGCTTGCGGGGATAACCGATCCAGGAGCGCTCCTTGCCATCGCCGCTGGTCGTGGTGCACCAGACGCGAGTGCCGCGCTCCTCGCTCCATTCGATATTGCAGCCGGGATACCGGGCGCGCAGTTCCTCCACCTGTCGCTTGGCATCTCGCGCCTGCTCCAGCAGTTGCAGGAACTTGTGATGATATGTGGTCAGGGCGCCCTTCTCATCGTAGAAGCGCCCAATTACCCGTCCCTTGTAGACGTAGTCCTTTTGGTAGAAGTCCCGCCATCCGGCCAAACCAATCAGGTCGTCCGGCTTTAGGGTCAACACATCGTCGGCCGTTTCCGGATCGTATGTCTCAAAGTCACCGGAAATGAAGGACACGGAGGCGTCGCGACCCACGAAGAAGTTGTAGCTGCAGCCGGATCCGTAGTGCTTGATCCCGCGGCTCACGTCGAAGACGGAACCGAGGAGAGCCAGGTAAAGCGGACGACCCTCTTCCTCGCCATTGAATTTGGCCAGCTCGGCCGGTGTGAAGAGCGTGCCGACATCGTCGGCAGCTTGGAATGCCAGGGGAATGCTCGCTTCCTGTCCAGCTTGGTCCAGGTAGTTGTCCGTTTGGCGACGCAGGAACTGCCTAATCTCTGTGTGGTAAATTCCGCCCAGAACGGCCGCCACAACgaaaagaaattgaaatttgaacAGGTGTCGCAGCAATCCGAACATCTTGCCGTTTCACAGTGCGGAACCGAAACTGGTTCCACTTGAAATTGAAACTAGCGTACGGTTAAGGTGACCATGCCAGGTAAAAGACCGGGAAACCGgtttgaatttaaaatgttgTGTTTTACATTTATGTATAGTAATGTTACTTTTTCGATTAAgtcaattatttattaatactTTTGTACACAAAAACATTTGTGAATGTTATAAGCACTAGaactcaaaaaaaaacaataaaataactaaaatTTGGCACAGAACATGcatcatttttatttgcaaaatccAGGTAAATGAGTTTCTGATCACCTAGCGACGACGAGAGACACAGGCGTCGATGTGGTTGTTGACCTCCTGGAGGCCGAGCACCGCCTGCGAGGATGCGGAATGGGTGCACACATTGCCATCGGCGAAGACGGCGGGGATGCGTTCGCTGGTCGACTGACGGATGGTCTTGATGGAGGAGCGCGCACTGACCAGATAGACGGTGGCCTGGACATAGAACTTGGCCATGCAGGTCTGCTTCAGCACGGAGTTCTTGTACGAGTTGCACTTGTTGTAGGTGCTGCCCAGGCTGTAGCCACCAAAGACCAGTTGCTGGGTGGCGGCATTCACATCGGAGGCAATTTCGGCGGATGTGTGGGCAGCCACAACGCCGCAGGCGTGCAGATCCTCATGGGCGGCATTCACGATGCGGGTGATCTCCTCGTCCTCGGCGGCCACGCACTCGGGACTCACCTCTCGGCGCGACTCCACCTGCTCGACGGCTGCCTCCAACTCGTGCTGCGGCTCCAGGACGATCTCATCGTACTGCTGCACCAGTGCCTCGCCGGTCGACTTGCCAATGCTGGCCATCTCATCCACCACGCTGCGCACCTCGGCGTCCAGCTGGCTGGGCATGTCCAGCGGTTGGGCCCAACCACTGGCCACGAAAAGGGTCAGGATAATGGCAACGGCGTATTGCTTCATGTTTGTTACTCTTGCTTCTGCTGGTGGGGAATTTCAGCACAAATAGTATTTATACCCCGGGCATCCAGGAATGGATTATTCGCAGACGGTAATTGGCTAATCTGGATTGGTGGCCATAAATTTATTGTAGCCATTGTAAATCACTCACGGCTTGGTTGGATTAGTGAACTTTACATTCGGACGCTATTCATAGAGTTAGCGTATTTGGATTTAGATTAAAATTGGTGCGATCAAACAAAGAATCTCAAAAACATCATAACAATGGCTTGTTTGGGAATATATATCACTTAATGGATGGAAAGGGTAGGAAAGAGTTGGACCCAcagttaattaaatatataaataaaatgttatttattatatttggtaatttaattttaattatttggtttttaaacaTAGCATAATAAATTGATTCTTTTATATTATTCCACTTGTTTAtttggcaaaataaataaaaggaaaatccAGCAAGatatcaaaattaaaaattctatATAAAAATCGGGGAACTGGGAACAcccaaaaaagcaaacaacatTAACAATAACGTCTAATGTCTCAAGTGATTCCATAGATTGGATTGccactgtttttttttctttcctgACTTCGCAATGACTTTTAATCGAGGGCATATGAGCAGGCCCATAAATTATATGACATTATCTTCTATAATTATGGCATTATTTAGATGCTTCGATTAGTGCGATTTT
The Drosophila mauritiana strain mau12 chromosome X, ASM438214v1, whole genome shotgun sequence DNA segment above includes these coding regions:
- the LOC117147544 gene encoding neuferricin homolog, with the translated sequence MFGLLRHLFKFQFLFVVAAVLGGIYHTEIRQFLRRQTDNYLDQAGQEASIPLAFQAADDVGTLFTPAELAKFNGEEEGRPLYLALLGSVFDVSRGIKHYGSGCSYNFFVGRDASVSFISGDFETYDPETADDVLTLKPDDLIGLAGWRDFYQKDYVYKGRVIGRFYDEKGALTTYHHKFLQLLEQARDAKRQVEELRARYPGCNIEWSEERGTRVWCTTTSGDGKERSWIGYPRKLYSRGNKSFQCACVPDAELDEIDAGGKVARGDAMLKPYDNCEPQARECFYRV
- the LOC117147546 gene encoding uncharacterized protein LOC117147546, translating into MKQYAVAIILTLFVASGWAQPLDMPSQLDAEVRSVVDEMASIGKSTGEALVQQYDEIVLEPQHELEAAVEQVESRREVSPECVAAEDEEITRIVNAAHEDLHACGVVAAHTSAEIASDVNAATQQLVFGGYSLGSTYNKCNSYKNSVLKQTCMAKFYVQATVYLVSARSSIKTIRQSTSERIPAVFADGNVCTHSASSQAVLGLQEVNNHIDACVSRRR